The following proteins are co-located in the Hydractinia symbiolongicarpus strain clone_291-10 chromosome 7, HSymV2.1, whole genome shotgun sequence genome:
- the LOC130648482 gene encoding gamma-aminobutyric acid receptor subunit gamma-3-like gives MVVIDLILHVSLLNLIACSPFDNLDRTNYRKNEIPFTGDKPVNVTVQVYFYSVGPIDEADFTFETGFYLRQWWTDQRLRFNSTKPLRTTSLDDLIWIPNTSAADSHSVTNFPNAIRTVVEPSGNVYVSRRLKVVSTCEMNLNNYPMETQTCHLLFETCEFFSLCLFLFFPREIIFFILI, from the exons ATGGTGGTGATTGACTTAATTTTGCATGTTTCTTTGCTGAATCTGATAGCATGTTCACCTTTCGATAACTTGGATAGAACGAATTATCGGAAGAATGAAATACCTTTTACTGGAG ATAAACCTGTCAACGTCACTGTTCAAGTTTATTTCTATTCAGTTGGACCAATCGATGAGGCTGACTTT acATTCGAAACTGGCTTCTATTTACGCCAGTGGTGGACTGACCAAAGGCTGCGCTTTAATTCCACAAAACCACTTCGTACAACATCCTTAGATGATCTGATTTGGATTCCAAACACTTCTGCAGCAGATAGCCATAGTGTAACAAATTTCCCAAATGCTATTCGAACTGTTGTGGAACCATCAGGAAACGTTTATGTGAGCAGAAG GTTAAAAGTAGTAAGCACGTGTGAAATGAACCTAAATAACTATCCAATGGAAACACAGACTTGTCATCTTTTATTTGAGACTTGTGAGTTTTTctctttgtgtttgtttttgttttttccaagagaaattattttttttattctaatttGA